In Microbacterium sp. 1.5R, the following are encoded in one genomic region:
- the acs gene encoding acetate--CoA ligase → MSSQIDHLLDETRQFPPSEEFVAQSVSSPRLYESASTDREAFWADQSRELLEWHKPFTRVLDWSTPPFAKWFDDGELNVAYNCLDRHVEAGNGDRVALHWEGEPGDSRSITYAELTEEVKRVANVLEGLGIGHGDRVAIYLPMIPEAVASMLAVARVGAIHSVVFGGFSADSLRSRIDDAGAKLVITADGGYRKGRVSALKPAVDQALADRGDGEQQTVEHVLVVKRGENEVDWEDGRDLWWHEVVPAASPEHTAVAFPAENPLFILYTSGTTGKPKGILHTSGGYLTQAAYSHKYVFDLHPETDVYWCTADIGWITGHSYVTYGPLANGATQVIYEGTPDAPHPGRWWEIIEKYKVSIFYTAPTAIRSFMKIGRSVPAKFDLSSLRLLGSVGEPINPEAWIWYRDVIGAGKTPIVDTWWQTETGAIMVSALPGVTATKPGSAQVPLPGISIDVVDESGAEVGNGNGGLLVVTEPWPSMLRGIWGDPERFTETYWEKFEKQGYYFAGDGARLDQDGDLWLLGRVDDVMNVSGHRLSTAEIESSLVAHEATAEAAVVGAADETTGQAVVAFVIIKESYLSAHDPAGLAQQLRLWVGEQIGAIARPRDVYIVGELPKTRSGKIMRRLLRDVAEGREVGDTTTLADTAVMSIISAQVK, encoded by the coding sequence ATGAGCAGCCAGATCGATCACCTTCTCGATGAGACCCGCCAGTTCCCGCCGTCCGAGGAGTTCGTCGCCCAGTCGGTCTCGTCTCCCCGGCTGTATGAGAGCGCGTCGACCGACCGCGAAGCCTTCTGGGCCGACCAGTCACGCGAACTGCTGGAGTGGCACAAGCCGTTCACTCGCGTGCTCGACTGGTCGACCCCGCCGTTCGCGAAGTGGTTCGACGACGGCGAGCTCAACGTCGCGTACAACTGCCTCGACCGCCACGTCGAGGCGGGCAACGGCGACCGTGTCGCTCTCCACTGGGAGGGCGAACCGGGCGACTCCCGGTCGATCACCTACGCCGAGCTGACCGAGGAGGTCAAGCGCGTCGCGAACGTGCTGGAGGGGCTCGGCATCGGCCATGGCGACCGCGTCGCGATCTACCTGCCGATGATCCCCGAAGCGGTCGCATCGATGCTCGCCGTCGCCCGCGTCGGCGCCATCCACTCGGTCGTGTTCGGCGGGTTCAGCGCCGACAGCCTCCGCTCGCGCATCGATGACGCAGGGGCGAAGCTCGTCATCACCGCCGACGGCGGCTACCGCAAGGGCCGCGTGTCCGCGCTCAAGCCGGCCGTCGACCAGGCGCTCGCCGACCGCGGCGACGGCGAGCAGCAGACGGTCGAGCACGTGCTCGTCGTCAAGCGCGGCGAGAACGAGGTCGACTGGGAGGACGGTCGCGACCTCTGGTGGCACGAGGTCGTCCCCGCGGCCTCCCCCGAGCACACTGCCGTGGCCTTCCCCGCCGAGAACCCGCTGTTCATCCTCTACACCTCCGGGACTACGGGAAAGCCCAAGGGAATCCTGCACACCTCCGGCGGGTACCTCACTCAGGCCGCCTATTCGCACAAGTACGTGTTCGACCTGCATCCCGAGACCGACGTGTACTGGTGCACCGCCGACATCGGGTGGATCACCGGACACAGCTATGTCACCTACGGTCCGCTGGCGAACGGCGCGACCCAGGTCATCTATGAGGGCACGCCTGACGCGCCGCACCCCGGGCGCTGGTGGGAGATCATCGAGAAGTACAAGGTCTCGATCTTCTACACGGCGCCCACCGCGATCCGCTCGTTCATGAAGATCGGCCGCAGCGTGCCCGCGAAGTTCGATCTGTCGTCGCTGCGCCTGCTCGGCTCGGTGGGCGAGCCCATCAACCCCGAGGCGTGGATCTGGTACCGCGACGTGATCGGTGCGGGCAAGACGCCCATCGTCGACACCTGGTGGCAGACCGAGACAGGCGCGATCATGGTCTCTGCACTGCCCGGTGTCACCGCCACCAAGCCGGGATCCGCCCAGGTGCCGCTGCCCGGAATCTCGATCGACGTCGTCGACGAGTCGGGCGCCGAGGTGGGCAACGGCAACGGCGGCCTCCTCGTCGTCACCGAACCGTGGCCGAGCATGCTCCGCGGGATCTGGGGCGACCCCGAGCGGTTCACGGAGACGTACTGGGAGAAGTTCGAGAAGCAGGGCTACTACTTCGCCGGTGACGGTGCGCGCCTCGACCAGGACGGCGACCTCTGGTTGCTCGGCCGGGTAGACGACGTCATGAACGTCTCCGGACACCGCCTCTCGACGGCCGAGATCGAGTCGTCGCTCGTCGCACACGAGGCGACGGCCGAGGCCGCGGTCGTCGGCGCGGCAGATGAGACGACCGGTCAGGCCGTCGTCGCATTCGTGATCATCAAGGAGAGCTACCTCTCGGCGCACGACCCCGCCGGACTCGCGCAGCAGCTGCGCCTCTGGGTGGGTGAGCAGATCGGCGCGATCGCACGGCCCCGCGACGTGTACATCGTGGGCGAGCTTCCGAAGACGCGCTCGGGCAAGATCATGCGGCGTCTGCTGCGCGATGTGGCTGAGGGGCGCGAGGTCGGAGACACCACCACGTTGGCCGACACCGCGGTGATGAGCATCATCTCGGCGCAGGTCAAGTAG
- a CDS encoding RidA family protein: protein MSVSERLTELGIELPVVAAPVAAYVPAVVHDGLVYTSGQLPFVEGTLPATGKVGAEVTAEDANAYARTCALNALAAAAAAAGGVDRIAGVLRLGGFVASTPDFTGQPGVINGASLVLGEIFGDAGQHVRAAVGVPVLPLDSPVEVEATFILA, encoded by the coding sequence ATGAGCGTCTCTGAGCGCCTGACCGAGCTGGGCATCGAGCTCCCCGTCGTCGCGGCGCCGGTCGCAGCCTACGTCCCGGCGGTCGTGCACGACGGACTCGTCTACACCTCCGGCCAGCTGCCTTTCGTCGAGGGAACGCTGCCCGCGACGGGCAAGGTCGGGGCAGAGGTCACCGCTGAGGATGCCAACGCCTATGCGCGCACCTGCGCCCTGAACGCTCTCGCGGCGGCTGCGGCTGCGGCCGGGGGCGTTGACAGGATCGCCGGAGTGCTGCGGCTCGGCGGCTTCGTGGCATCCACCCCCGATTTCACCGGCCAGCCCGGCGTGATCAACGGGGCGAGCCTGGTGCTCGGCGAGATCTTCGGCGACGCCGGGCAGCATGTCCGCGCGGCCGTCGGTGTGCCGGTGCTCCCGCTCGACAGCCCGGTCGAAGTCGAGGCCACGTTCATCCTGGCCTGA
- a CDS encoding DUF4177 domain-containing protein gives MTTWEYLTTPLLIHNTAAILNNWGKQGWELVQVIQGPEGGLVAYFKRPVTADASGNAGLAAAAEASRQFEGGAA, from the coding sequence ATGACCACCTGGGAGTACCTGACCACCCCGTTGCTGATCCACAACACCGCAGCGATCCTCAACAACTGGGGCAAGCAGGGCTGGGAGCTCGTGCAGGTCATCCAGGGCCCCGAGGGTGGGCTCGTCGCCTACTTCAAGCGCCCGGTGACGGCGGATGCCTCGGGCAACGCCGGTCTCGCTGCCGCAGCCGAGGCGTCCCGCCAGTTCGAAGGGGGAGCGGCATGA
- a CDS encoding transglycosylase domain-containing protein, which yields MPQKNRTVKGALGGVLGLVGLSTVAGLLVAASVTPVLAMTGIAGSQALTIFEDLPENLQVGAPMQQSTIYATGLDGNPVALASFYEQKRIPVAYDQVAPVMYDAILSSEDKNFYTHGGINLGATIKAAVGNVAGTTDRGASTITQQYVKNVQVQECEQDVDPGAEDYSKQIEQCFLDAAVAKGGEGVERKLQEMRYALKIEKDYSKNEILLGYLNIANFGGTIYGIEAAANRYFSTSAANLSLAQAATIAGMVQEPNRFRIDRPEGIWTDDAGVAHNGDADGYKDTKDRRDYVLNRMLADAKITQAAHDEAVASPVTPLLSEPQQGCAAAGDNAYFCQYVKAVIENDEAFGATEEERRSNLRRGGMEIYTSLDLRVQQPAIDAVRAQVPQAMPGILVGGTGVSIEASTGRVLAMAQNTVFNETTEANLAAGETSQVFAADKAHGGSTYGFETGSTYKLFTLLSWLESGHSVNQVLDGRLKTFSPFTRCGDKVTNSSKINNFGNSGGSVGSVRQFTAQSLNTGFLAMAQQLDLCDINEVAKRLGVHYGNGDDITVGGTNANTAPNDPFPTVLGSKSVAPLQMAGAYATVANNGVYCEPRVIDRVVGEDGAEITPPAQKCSQQLTPEVAATAAYALRGVMEGNGTGTRANPYDGTQLIGKTGTAEKEHTMLVESSTKVTTAVWVGNVDGRVPLNDFRNGNGTRLGDIRYGLAKAIQGAADAVYPAEDFPRPDDKLVRQVLTNVPDVVGKSVGEATSLIEAAGFTAAVGPAVDGPAGDVVMAQDPSGQAPSGATITISPSNGQGATVPDITGQSKAEAQSALFGAGFSSIDFDGSCNGQNAAVTSTDPAANTPTTKSTSIKVRCK from the coding sequence ATGCCTCAAAAGAATCGCACGGTGAAAGGTGCGCTCGGCGGAGTCCTCGGACTCGTCGGGCTGAGCACCGTCGCCGGTCTCCTCGTCGCGGCCAGCGTCACCCCGGTGCTCGCCATGACCGGTATCGCCGGGTCGCAGGCCCTCACCATCTTCGAGGACCTCCCCGAGAACCTCCAGGTCGGCGCTCCGATGCAGCAGTCGACCATCTATGCGACGGGTCTCGACGGCAACCCCGTCGCACTGGCGTCGTTCTACGAGCAGAAGCGCATCCCGGTCGCCTACGACCAGGTCGCGCCCGTGATGTACGACGCGATCCTCTCGAGCGAGGACAAGAACTTCTACACCCACGGCGGAATCAACCTCGGCGCGACGATCAAGGCCGCAGTCGGGAACGTCGCCGGCACGACCGATCGAGGAGCGTCCACGATCACCCAGCAGTACGTGAAGAACGTCCAGGTGCAGGAATGCGAACAGGACGTCGATCCTGGAGCCGAGGACTACTCGAAGCAGATCGAGCAGTGCTTCCTCGATGCGGCAGTCGCGAAGGGCGGCGAGGGCGTCGAGCGCAAGCTGCAGGAGATGCGCTACGCGCTGAAGATCGAGAAGGACTACTCGAAGAACGAGATCCTCCTCGGCTACCTCAACATCGCCAACTTCGGCGGCACCATCTACGGCATCGAGGCCGCAGCGAACCGGTACTTCTCCACCAGCGCGGCGAATCTCAGTCTCGCGCAGGCGGCGACGATCGCCGGCATGGTGCAGGAGCCCAACCGATTCCGCATCGACCGCCCCGAGGGAATCTGGACGGATGACGCCGGCGTGGCGCACAACGGGGACGCCGACGGCTACAAGGACACGAAGGATCGCAGAGACTACGTCCTCAATCGGATGCTCGCGGACGCGAAGATCACGCAGGCCGCGCACGACGAGGCCGTCGCCTCGCCGGTCACGCCGCTGCTGAGCGAGCCCCAGCAGGGCTGTGCGGCCGCGGGCGACAACGCGTACTTCTGCCAGTACGTGAAGGCCGTCATCGAGAACGACGAGGCGTTCGGCGCCACGGAAGAGGAGCGTCGCTCGAACCTCCGCCGCGGCGGAATGGAGATCTACACCTCCCTCGATCTGCGGGTCCAGCAGCCCGCGATCGACGCGGTCAGGGCGCAGGTCCCGCAGGCGATGCCCGGGATCCTCGTCGGTGGCACCGGAGTGTCGATCGAGGCGTCCACGGGTCGGGTACTCGCCATGGCACAGAACACCGTCTTCAACGAGACGACCGAGGCCAACCTGGCTGCGGGCGAGACCTCTCAGGTCTTCGCGGCCGACAAGGCGCATGGCGGCTCGACCTACGGGTTCGAGACGGGATCGACCTACAAGCTGTTCACGCTTCTGAGCTGGCTGGAGTCCGGCCACTCCGTGAACCAGGTCCTCGACGGTCGCCTCAAGACCTTCAGCCCCTTCACCAGGTGCGGGGACAAGGTGACGAACAGCTCCAAGATCAACAACTTCGGCAACTCCGGCGGCTCGGTGGGCAGCGTGCGACAGTTCACCGCGCAGTCCCTGAACACCGGTTTCCTCGCGATGGCGCAGCAGCTCGATCTCTGCGACATCAACGAGGTGGCGAAGCGACTCGGCGTCCACTACGGCAACGGCGACGACATCACGGTCGGCGGAACGAACGCCAACACCGCTCCGAACGATCCGTTCCCGACGGTTCTGGGCTCGAAGAGCGTGGCTCCTCTGCAGATGGCCGGCGCCTACGCCACCGTCGCCAACAACGGCGTCTACTGCGAGCCTCGCGTGATCGACCGGGTCGTCGGCGAGGACGGCGCGGAGATCACTCCTCCCGCGCAGAAGTGCTCCCAGCAGCTCACCCCCGAGGTCGCCGCGACCGCCGCGTACGCACTGCGAGGCGTCATGGAGGGCAACGGCACCGGAACGAGGGCCAACCCGTACGACGGAACCCAGCTGATCGGCAAGACCGGTACCGCCGAGAAGGAGCACACCATGCTCGTCGAGTCGAGCACCAAGGTCACGACAGCGGTGTGGGTCGGAAACGTCGACGGCCGCGTGCCGCTGAACGACTTCCGCAACGGCAACGGGACGCGACTCGGCGATATCCGCTACGGCCTCGCCAAGGCGATCCAGGGTGCCGCGGATGCCGTGTACCCCGCGGAGGACTTCCCTCGCCCCGACGACAAGCTGGTTCGTCAGGTTCTGACGAACGTTCCCGACGTGGTGGGCAAGTCCGTCGGCGAAGCGACCTCTCTCATCGAGGCTGCGGGCTTCACCGCAGCCGTCGGACCCGCCGTGGACGGTCCCGCCGGCGATGTCGTCATGGCGCAGGACCCGTCCGGACAGGCCCCGAGCGGTGCGACGATCACGATCTCGCCGAGCAACGGCCAGGGCGCGACGGTGCCCGACATCACCGGACAATCGAAGGCCGAAGCGCAGAGCGCGCTGTTCGGGGCAGGGTTCTCGTCGATCGACTTCGACGGGTCATGCAACGGTCAGAACGCCGCGGTCACGTCCACCGACCCGGCCGCGAACACACCGACGACGAAGAGCACGTCCATCAAGGTCCGCTGCAAGTGA
- a CDS encoding metallophosphoesterase, which yields MTSRHAAHPALIALGAVGAAGAAAAVWGIGIERYLFTVREATASALAPGSAPLRVLHISDAHMAPWQHRKQDWLASLAQLKPDLIVNTGDNLGHRDGLAGIRRAFEPFAGIPGVFVHGSNDVIGPSPRNPIRYFAGPSQRPRELNFLDTDAMDAYFTDELGWTSLNNAAARLMVAGSPLDLFGVSDAHCDWDRLEDLPDAIDALGPRTAGTSVLGVTHAPYQRVLNGFVEMGADAILGGHTHGGQVCLPGFGALVANCDIPLKQAKGLSTWTQGDRAVPLNVSAGCGHSIYAPIRFACRPEATLLTLTARG from the coding sequence GTGACGTCTCGCCACGCGGCGCACCCGGCCCTCATCGCGCTCGGCGCGGTGGGGGCCGCTGGTGCCGCAGCCGCCGTCTGGGGCATCGGCATCGAGCGCTACCTCTTCACGGTGCGTGAGGCGACCGCATCCGCTCTCGCCCCGGGTTCCGCACCGTTGCGCGTGCTGCACATCTCGGACGCGCACATGGCTCCGTGGCAGCACCGCAAGCAGGACTGGCTCGCGTCACTCGCGCAGCTGAAGCCCGATCTCATCGTCAACACCGGCGACAATCTCGGACACCGCGACGGTCTCGCCGGGATCAGACGTGCCTTCGAGCCGTTCGCCGGAATCCCCGGTGTCTTCGTGCACGGTTCCAACGACGTCATCGGCCCCTCGCCGCGGAATCCGATCCGCTACTTCGCCGGCCCGTCGCAGCGCCCGAGAGAGCTGAACTTCCTCGACACCGATGCGATGGACGCGTACTTCACCGACGAGCTCGGATGGACGAGCCTGAACAACGCCGCAGCGCGACTCATGGTGGCCGGCAGTCCCCTGGACCTGTTCGGCGTGAGTGATGCGCACTGCGACTGGGACCGGCTCGAGGACCTGCCGGACGCCATCGATGCTCTCGGCCCGCGGACTGCCGGCACATCCGTTCTCGGCGTCACGCACGCGCCCTATCAGCGCGTCCTGAACGGGTTCGTGGAGATGGGCGCCGACGCCATCCTCGGAGGCCACACGCACGGCGGTCAGGTGTGCCTGCCCGGTTTCGGTGCTCTCGTCGCGAACTGCGACATCCCGCTGAAGCAGGCGAAGGGTCTCAGCACGTGGACTCAGGGCGATCGCGCCGTGCCCCTCAATGTCAGCGCGGGCTGCGGACACTCGATCTACGCGCCGATACGCTTCGCGTGCCGCCCCGAGGCGACGCTGCTGACCCTGACGGCGCGCGGTTGA
- a CDS encoding VanZ family protein, translated as MSRLLPPPRRLTRGIALALALPFFGGIALLTLTPTRIEQSMPNLLDLVLSVSHRLGWESLDFTRLEVIANVLVFVPIGILAFILVPRRLWPLALALGPAVSLSIEAAQRLALPNRTATVSDVIANSGGALIGVALAILCTLLFAPRVSQHRPSTLEAS; from the coding sequence ATGAGTCGCTTGCTCCCCCCGCCTCGACGACTGACCCGAGGCATCGCCCTCGCTCTCGCCCTGCCGTTCTTCGGCGGCATCGCGCTGCTGACGCTCACGCCGACGCGCATCGAGCAGTCCATGCCGAACCTGCTCGATCTCGTGCTGTCCGTTTCGCACCGACTGGGGTGGGAGTCTCTTGATTTCACCCGCCTCGAGGTCATCGCCAACGTTCTGGTCTTCGTGCCCATCGGCATCCTGGCGTTCATCCTCGTCCCCCGCCGCCTCTGGCCGCTGGCGCTCGCCCTGGGCCCGGCAGTGTCCCTCTCCATCGAGGCCGCCCAGCGCCTCGCCCTGCCGAATCGCACGGCCACCGTGTCCGATGTGATCGCGAACTCCGGCGGCGCGCTGATCGGCGTAGCGCTCGCGATCCTGTGCACCCTCCTCTTCGCTCCGCGTGTCTCTCAGCACCGCCCGTCTACTCTGGAAGCATCATGA
- a CDS encoding HAD-IIB family hydrolase produces the protein MTSPALVAFDLDDTLAPSKEPIDARIASLLHALLQRVEVAIISGGNEAQFRAQVIARLGTIDEAAAARLHLLPTCGTRYLRHDGTDFSPLYAHDLTAEQKAGALAALREEAERLGLWESQPWGEILEDRGSQITFSALGQKAPRDAKHEWDPSGAKREALRDAVAARLPELEVRSGGSTSIDITLAGIDKAFGMKQLAEHTSIPLTSMLFYGDRLDEGGNDYPVLAIGVPSVAVEGWEDTADKLDELLATL, from the coding sequence ATGACCTCGCCTGCACTCGTCGCCTTCGATCTCGACGACACCCTCGCCCCGTCGAAAGAGCCCATCGATGCTCGCATCGCCTCGTTGCTGCACGCGCTGCTGCAGCGGGTCGAGGTCGCGATCATCTCGGGCGGCAACGAGGCGCAGTTCCGCGCTCAGGTGATCGCGCGGCTCGGAACCATCGACGAGGCGGCCGCGGCGCGACTGCACCTGCTCCCCACCTGCGGCACACGGTACCTGCGCCACGACGGCACGGATTTCTCGCCGCTCTACGCCCATGACCTCACCGCGGAGCAGAAGGCCGGCGCTCTCGCCGCCCTGCGCGAGGAGGCGGAGCGTCTGGGGCTGTGGGAGTCTCAGCCCTGGGGTGAGATCCTCGAGGACCGCGGATCCCAGATCACCTTCTCTGCGCTCGGGCAGAAGGCTCCCCGCGATGCCAAGCACGAGTGGGACCCGTCCGGTGCGAAACGAGAAGCTCTTCGGGACGCCGTGGCGGCGAGACTCCCCGAGCTCGAAGTGCGATCCGGCGGTTCGACCTCCATCGACATCACTCTGGCCGGCATCGACAAGGCCTTCGGCATGAAGCAGCTCGCCGAGCACACCAGCATCCCCCTCACCTCGATGCTGTTCTACGGTGACCGACTCGATGAAGGCGGCAACGACTACCCCGTCCTGGCGATCGGAGTGCCCTCGGTCGCGGTCGAGGGGTGGGAGGACACCGCAGACAAGCTCGACGAGCTTCTCGCGACCCTCTGA
- a CDS encoding alpha-hydroxy acid oxidase, with protein MVQRQVPNPAELLDLMKFKKPEFNGKKRRLDSALTIDDLRTIAKRRTPKAAFDYTDGAAEGELSLTRARQAFQDVEFHPGILRPAPDVDTAVEILGGPSALPFGIAPTGFTRLMQTEGEVAGAGAAAAAGIPFTLSTLGTTSIEGVKAANPHGRNWFQLYVMRDREISYELTRRAAAAGFDTLQFTVDTPVAGARLRDKRNGFSIPPQLTLGTIINAIPRPWWWYDFLTTPKLEFASLSTTGGTVGELLDAAMDPTISYDDLAVIRDIWPGKIVIKGVQNVEDSVRLRDAGVDGIVLSNHGGRQLDRAPIPFHLLPEVRTAVGDDFTVMVDTGIMNGADIVAAAALGADFTLIGRAYLYGLMAGGRAGVDRTIEILRTEIERTMRLLGVASLAELEPSHVTQLTRLVPVARAASEAVVR; from the coding sequence ATGGTCCAGCGCCAGGTTCCCAACCCCGCAGAGCTTCTCGACCTGATGAAGTTCAAGAAGCCCGAGTTCAACGGCAAGAAGCGCCGTCTCGACTCGGCGCTCACGATCGACGACCTGCGCACGATCGCCAAGAGGCGCACGCCGAAGGCCGCGTTCGACTACACCGATGGCGCCGCCGAGGGCGAGCTGTCGCTCACGCGGGCACGCCAGGCGTTCCAGGATGTGGAGTTCCACCCCGGGATCCTCCGGCCGGCTCCGGATGTCGACACCGCGGTCGAGATCCTCGGCGGCCCGTCGGCGCTCCCGTTCGGCATCGCGCCGACAGGCTTCACGCGTCTCATGCAGACAGAGGGCGAGGTCGCCGGCGCGGGAGCGGCGGCGGCGGCCGGCATCCCGTTCACCCTCTCGACCCTGGGCACGACGTCGATCGAGGGCGTGAAGGCGGCCAACCCGCACGGACGCAACTGGTTCCAGCTCTATGTCATGCGCGACCGCGAGATCTCCTACGAACTCACTCGCCGTGCTGCCGCCGCGGGCTTCGACACGCTGCAGTTCACGGTGGACACCCCGGTCGCCGGAGCGCGGCTGCGTGACAAGCGCAACGGCTTCAGCATCCCGCCGCAACTCACGCTCGGTACCATCATCAACGCCATCCCGCGTCCGTGGTGGTGGTACGACTTCCTGACGACCCCGAAGCTGGAGTTCGCGTCGCTGAGCACCACCGGCGGCACGGTCGGCGAGCTGCTCGACGCGGCGATGGACCCCACGATCAGCTACGACGACCTTGCGGTGATCCGTGACATCTGGCCGGGCAAGATCGTGATCAAGGGCGTGCAGAACGTCGAGGATTCGGTGCGCCTGCGTGACGCCGGCGTCGACGGCATCGTGCTCTCCAACCACGGCGGGCGGCAGCTCGACCGCGCACCCATTCCGTTCCACCTTCTGCCGGAGGTCCGGACCGCCGTGGGCGACGACTTCACGGTCATGGTCGACACGGGGATCATGAACGGCGCGGACATCGTCGCGGCGGCCGCGCTCGGAGCGGACTTCACCCTCATCGGCCGCGCCTACCTCTACGGCCTCATGGCCGGCGGCCGTGCGGGCGTCGACCGCACGATCGAGATCCTGCGGACGGAGATCGAACGCACCATGCGTCTTCTGGGCGTCGCCTCACTTGCGGAGCTCGAGCCGTCGCACGTCACTCAGCTCACGCGCCTCGTGCCGGTCGCACGGGCAGCGTCGGAGGCCGTCGTCCGCTGA